DNA sequence from the Paraburkholderia azotifigens genome:
CACAAAATGAACAACTCCAGGGAAGGTTTTACGCACCCGTAATCATGCCGCGTTTTAATTGGGAGATTGACGATCAACGCGTGGAGTTCGTTGCAATTTTGGGGTCTTTCCAAGAATCGCTGAGCAGATATTTCGACCTCCCTCCACTGGATGGTGACGAGATGGCATTCCGTTCCTACTGCGGCTCAGGCGGACTCATGGGCTACCTGACGAAGTTCTTGCGGAAGGTCGTTTGGAATGCAATAGATCAACAAAAGAGAAGAGTTACACTTCTCGACCTCGCCACCGCCCATGAAGAGGCAGTATGGGCGAAATTCTCTCCCGGACGTATTCCGAACCCGTTTTCGAAAGAGTTCCATCCCCGTCCGAGTGAAGAATTGCTCTCCCTAATCCGTAAGATCGGCACGTCCGTAGAATCACCACTTGTGCACCGCGAGCATAAAGGGCGCTCGAAAGGCCCGTCTGTACGCGATGTGCTGAGCGCCAGGTAATGCTCGTACGTACTCCCCCGCACGCACTCACAGAAAGCTTGCTTGGTTATGTGCTGCGCGTGTCAGAAACCAATGGATATGAAACGCCGTGGCACATCCTCAGGTATGCTGGGCTGCTACAGGCAGAGATGAGCACACCCAGCTTCCCTGTGGCGAAACTTGCATCGATCTTGGGTCGACCTCCGGAAGCCTTGCACGATATATCGTACGTGGCGTCCGTTGGCGCCGAAAGAGGTTTCGTCATACTAGGCCATCACCTAGGCGGCAGTTTCACTTTCAGGCCTCTGAGGTTGCGACGCCCAGCACTATGTCCAGAATGTGTGTCTGACCGCGGATTCATTGAGGCATTTTTCGATTTGAGCCTCGTTGTCGCCTGCCCTGTCCATGGCAGGGAACTGCTTTTTCGGTGCGAAGTTTGCGAACAGCAACTGTCGCATTTTCGTCCCGGTCTGCTTGTCTGCAAATGTGGGGCAACGCTATTGGGGCAATGTCGTCGCGATGTCAGCGACCGCGTCATCGCCTTGATGGCCGTGCTGAAAGCAAATCTCGAACGCACCCATGTTCCATCCGGCACACCGGTTCAGGGCCTCCCGGTACAAAACTTACTGGGGATGCCACTTCGCTCCCTGCTCGTGCATCTCCCAAAATTCTCGCAGTTCAACCGGCCCGCCGCTGATTCCATTTCACTCGAAGCTGTCGATGGAGTCGCTGAGGCCCTCGAAGATTGGCCCCATGGTTTCCATCGCTTTTTGCGTCGGCATGGTCAGAGCAGGGACGCACCGACTTTCCATAAACGCTTTGAGAAATTTTCAGAGTCGTTCTTCGGGGTACCGCAAACGCGTCGTGAATATGGCTGGTTGCACACCCAGTTCCTCGAATTCGGCATGATGCACGCGAACGGCTCCATCGTGGACCCGAGGACTATACCCGGCCGCGTCCACAAGCGTCGCTTCGTCTCACTCCGCGATCTTTCAAAACGCATCGGTCATGACGTACGTTCACTTGAAGCTTGGTCTCGAAAAGGATTAGTCGATGTCACCAGTATGAGGAACGGTGCGAGCCGTCGGTTCATCGTTGACCTCGAAGCGATTAGCCTTCCACCTCGCCCGGAAAAGACGGATATTTTGGGGAAGCGAGAGGCAGCCGCATGGCTAGGCATGCCGCTAAGTGTCCTCACCAGATTAAGAAATCACGGTCACTTTAAGGTTTTCCATCATCTCGAGTTTCGTACCGGTTACCACCAGGCCGATCTGGAAGCGTTCCGCAAACAACTTCTCGCTCCTAGCCCGAAAATCGAACATGCGGCATTGCCGGAATTGGTGGTTAGTCTCAAACAAATGTTGTCGACTTCGCGCCTCCACAGCGTTGAGCATAAGACGCAACTAGTGATTGCGTATTTAGATGGCCGATTTTTGTCCGTCGGGAGGACGGGTGAGACCATTGCCGACATTTATTTTGAGAAGCGGCGTGTCGCGGCGCTCGCAGCTGCAAGTCGTGCGGTCATTGCCCGCGGAACTCTCACGCACGCACAGGCGGCGCAGGCAATCGGATGCAATGTATCGCTGATCCCCGGACTGCTAGCGCGCAACTTTCTCAAGAAAACAGAAGTGACAAAGCGCTTCGGCATTGATGCGACCAGCGTGGAGTCGTTCGCCCATCGCTACGTGCAGCTTTCAAATTGTGCATCTGATTGGGATACAAGCTCCCTGCGTCTCAAGCGAATTTGCAGGCATGCGCACGTTCGCGTTTTTCACGTCCCTCATCGAGCCAACGGCGAAGTACCTTTCATAAGCCGCCGTGATATTCAATCTCTGCATGACGCCCTGAATCTTGAGAACAGTTACCAATCCTCGAAGGCACCTCGAGAGATCGGACCCGACCCCATCGTCCTGCTTCGTCGGTACCTTGCGAATTTGTCGTATAGCAATGAACCGCTCCCTTGGCGAGATGGACAACCAAACAAAATGGCGATAGCCAAGGCCTGTGGATTCGATCGCGATGTTTTTTACAGTAATGCCAAAGCGATCAAGATTCTTCTCACTTTCGCCCGCGGCGAACGGAAGCGACGTACTGCCGCGGGAAATTCCGCAGATTCATCAATAGCCCGACTACGCAGCTACCTCGACCAGTTAAAAAGGGATGGGAAGGATCTCCCATCTCATGGCGGGCACCTCAACAAGAGGAAAATCGCTGAAAGCGCGGGCGTCAACCGCAACCTGTTTTATAACAGCGTCGAGGCACTGCAGATGTTAGAAATTTTCAGACGCCGAGCTTGAGTGTTGATCTCGGAAAATGCCGCTTCCCGGCAAGTCGATATTTGCACGCGATGCAAGGTTAAGCGAGACACTGTCAATGCTTGTCGCCGAGATGTAGACTGGACGGGGCTTCTAGCGGTATTCGGCGAATATCTCACCTTATGCTTCAATCGTGGGCGAAAATATCACCTTTTGACGACTTTCCATTCCACATTATGGTGTATCTGCGTAGCTTAAGCTATTGATTTAAATGGATTTAACAGTTCACTTTATGCTGCAACCCACAATGCGCCCATTAGCAAATCATGCAGAGCGAACTAAACTGACTTATCAATGCCTTAACCGGTAAGGGTTCCGACGAACCAAGGGTGGCCGGTAGCGTGATCGAGCACGTCACGAGGTGGATCGTATGTATTGCGCGCCGCAATCCATTTCATTGGATTGCTGGCGCGTTGTTGCTTCTGAATTGCGGCATGGCGTTCGCCAACGGCCACGTTCACGGTCACGCCCCACCCGAAAGACATTCGCCCTCTATTCTCTTTTATTCGTATCGCGTCATAGCATCGCCCGCATAC
Encoded proteins:
- a CDS encoding TniQ family protein; this translates as MLVRTPPHALTESLLGYVLRVSETNGYETPWHILRYAGLLQAEMSTPSFPVAKLASILGRPPEALHDISYVASVGAERGFVILGHHLGGSFTFRPLRLRRPALCPECVSDRGFIEAFFDLSLVVACPVHGRELLFRCEVCEQQLSHFRPGLLVCKCGATLLGQCRRDVSDRVIALMAVLKANLERTHVPSGTPVQGLPVQNLLGMPLRSLLVHLPKFSQFNRPAADSISLEAVDGVAEALEDWPHGFHRFLRRHGQSRDAPTFHKRFEKFSESFFGVPQTRREYGWLHTQFLEFGMMHANGSIVDPRTIPGRVHKRRFVSLRDLSKRIGHDVRSLEAWSRKGLVDVTSMRNGASRRFIVDLEAISLPPRPEKTDILGKREAAAWLGMPLSVLTRLRNHGHFKVFHHLEFRTGYHQADLEAFRKQLLAPSPKIEHAALPELVVSLKQMLSTSRLHSVEHKTQLVIAYLDGRFLSVGRTGETIADIYFEKRRVAALAAASRAVIARGTLTHAQAAQAIGCNVSLIPGLLARNFLKKTEVTKRFGIDATSVESFAHRYVQLSNCASDWDTSSLRLKRICRHAHVRVFHVPHRANGEVPFISRRDIQSLHDALNLENSYQSSKAPREIGPDPIVLLRRYLANLSYSNEPLPWRDGQPNKMAIAKACGFDRDVFYSNAKAIKILLTFARGERKRRTAAGNSADSSIARLRSYLDQLKRDGKDLPSHGGHLNKRKIAESAGVNRNLFYNSVEALQMLEIFRRRA